In Streptomyces durocortorensis, a genomic segment contains:
- a CDS encoding bile acid:sodium symporter family protein, protein MIRPLPKPPSWLPVDAYVLALIGTVVSAALLPARGTAADVAGGASTGAVALLFFLYGARLSTAEALAGLKHWRLHLTVLACTFVAFPLLGLASKGLVPYVLTPELQAGFLFLCLVPSTIQSSIAFTSIARGNVPAAICAGSFSSLAGILVTPLLAALLLGSAAGGFSADSLLKIVLQLLVPFLAGQLLRRWIGGYLVRHKKVLGLVDRGSILLVVYTAFSEGMVAGVWYQVTPARLAALLGAEAVLLALMLALTWSGARWLGFGREDRIAIQFAGSKKSLAAGLPMASVLFGAHASLAVLPLMLFHQMQLMVCAVIAKRRSRDLEAQDPAAAEDSVAGPLSDPAVTVTR, encoded by the coding sequence ATGATCCGCCCCCTTCCGAAGCCGCCGTCCTGGCTGCCCGTCGACGCGTACGTCCTGGCGCTGATCGGCACCGTCGTGTCCGCGGCGCTGCTGCCCGCCCGGGGCACCGCCGCGGACGTGGCGGGCGGCGCCTCCACCGGCGCGGTCGCCCTGCTGTTCTTCCTGTACGGGGCGCGGCTCTCGACGGCTGAGGCGCTCGCCGGGCTGAAGCACTGGCGGCTCCACCTCACGGTCCTGGCCTGCACGTTCGTCGCTTTCCCGCTGCTGGGGCTGGCGAGCAAGGGGCTGGTGCCGTATGTGCTGACGCCGGAGCTCCAGGCGGGCTTCCTCTTCCTGTGCCTGGTGCCCTCCACGATCCAGTCCTCGATCGCCTTCACCTCGATCGCCCGTGGCAACGTGCCCGCCGCGATCTGTGCTGGGTCCTTCTCCAGCCTCGCCGGGATTCTCGTGACCCCGCTGCTGGCCGCCCTGCTGCTCGGCTCGGCCGCCGGCGGGTTCTCGGCGGACTCCCTGCTGAAGATCGTGCTCCAGCTGCTCGTCCCGTTCCTCGCCGGACAGCTGCTGCGCCGCTGGATCGGCGGGTACCTCGTCCGGCACAAGAAGGTTCTCGGCCTGGTGGACCGCGGCTCGATCCTGCTCGTCGTCTACACCGCGTTCAGCGAGGGGATGGTGGCTGGCGTCTGGTACCAGGTCACCCCGGCCCGCCTCGCCGCCCTGCTCGGCGCCGAGGCGGTGCTGCTCGCGCTGATGCTCGCGCTGACCTGGTCCGGGGCGCGGTGGCTCGGGTTCGGCCGGGAGGACCGGATCGCGATTCAGTTCGCCGGGTCGAAGAAGAGCCTGGCGGCCGGGCTGCCGATGGCGAGCGTGCTGTTCGGGGCGCACGCGAGCCTGGCAGTGCTGCCGCTGATGCTCTTCCACCAGATGCAGCTGATGGTCTGCGCGGTGATCGCCAAACGCCGCTCCCGCGACCTTGAGGCGCAGGACCCGGCGGCCGCCGAGGACTCCGTCGCCGGGCCGTTGTCGGACCCCGCGGTTACGGTGACCCGGTAG
- a CDS encoding LysR family transcriptional regulator, which translates to MDASYDPAQLRTFLAVAQTLSFTQAARRLGVRQSTVSQHVRRLEEAAGRQLFARDTHRVDLTEDGEAMLGFARTILAAHERAAAFFAGTRLRGRLRFGASEDFVLTRLPEILEAFRREHPDVELQLTVELSGTLHRQLAAGRLDLVLAKRRTDDTHGELVWRDALDWIGAPGLRLDPERPVPLVVFPPPGLTRARALEVLEEHGRAWRIAVTSTSLSGLVAAARAGLGVMAHSRRLIPPGLVPVPARAGLPELGGVDFVLLHGSRGGPAQEAADALAAAILAGGDRLHRGGGGHDAS; encoded by the coding sequence ATGGACGCCTCGTACGACCCCGCCCAGCTGCGTACCTTCCTCGCCGTCGCCCAGACGCTGAGCTTCACCCAGGCCGCCCGCAGGCTCGGGGTCCGCCAGTCCACGGTGAGCCAGCACGTGCGGCGGCTGGAGGAGGCGGCGGGGCGCCAGCTGTTCGCGCGGGACACCCACCGGGTCGATCTGACCGAGGACGGCGAGGCGATGCTCGGCTTCGCCCGGACGATCCTCGCGGCGCACGAGCGGGCCGCCGCGTTCTTCGCGGGCACCCGGCTGCGCGGGCGGCTGCGCTTCGGGGCCTCCGAGGACTTCGTACTGACGCGGCTCCCGGAGATCCTGGAGGCCTTCCGCCGCGAGCACCCGGACGTCGAGCTCCAGCTCACGGTGGAGCTGTCGGGGACCCTGCACCGGCAGCTCGCGGCGGGCCGCCTGGATCTCGTCCTGGCCAAGCGCCGCACCGACGACACGCACGGCGAGCTGGTGTGGCGGGACGCCCTGGACTGGATCGGCGCGCCGGGCCTGCGGCTCGATCCGGAGCGCCCGGTGCCGCTGGTCGTCTTCCCGCCGCCGGGGCTCACCCGGGCCCGCGCGCTGGAGGTGCTGGAGGAACACGGGCGGGCCTGGCGGATCGCGGTCACGAGTACGAGCCTGAGCGGTCTTGTGGCGGCTGCGCGGGCGGGCCTGGGGGTGATGGCGCACTCCCGGAGGCTGATTCCGCCTGGTCTGGTGCCGGTTCCGGCCAGGGCGGGGCTGCCCGAGCTGGGCGGTGTCGACTTCGTACTGCTGCACGGGAGTCGCGGGGGTCCGGCGCAGGAGGCGGCCGACGCGCTGGCGGCGGCGATCCTGGCGGGCGGGGACCGGCTGCACCGAGGGGGCGGCGGCCACGACGCCTCGTAG
- a CDS encoding ROK family transcriptional regulator, producing the protein MTARPANAHQARLLRLLRDGGPNSRAQLGDQVDLSRSKLAVEVDRLLETGLVVADGLAASRGGRRSHNVRLAPELRFLGVDIGATSVDVAVTNAELEVLGHLNHPMDVREGPVAVFEQVLSMTAKLRASGLADGFDGAGIGVPGPVRFPEGVPVAPPIMPGWDGFPVREALSQELGCPVMVDNDVNLMAMGEQHAGVARSVADFLCVKIGTGIGCGIVVGGEVYRGTTGSAGDIGHIQVTPDGRACACGNRGCLEAHFSGAALARDAEDAAREGRSPELAVRLAAAGRLTAADVAAAAAAGDAASLDLIREGGNRVGQVIAGLVSFFNPGLVVIGGGVTGLGHNLLASVRTQVYKQSLPLATGNLPIVLGELGPAAGVTGAARLISDHLFSPA; encoded by the coding sequence ATGACGGCACGGCCCGCGAACGCGCATCAGGCGCGGCTGCTCCGGCTGCTGCGCGACGGGGGCCCCAACTCCCGTGCCCAGCTGGGTGATCAGGTCGACCTCTCGCGCTCGAAACTCGCCGTCGAGGTGGACCGGCTGCTGGAGACCGGCCTGGTGGTGGCCGACGGACTCGCCGCATCACGTGGCGGACGCCGCTCGCACAACGTCCGGCTCGCTCCCGAACTGCGTTTCCTCGGGGTCGACATCGGCGCGACCTCGGTCGATGTGGCCGTCACCAACGCGGAGCTGGAGGTGCTGGGACACCTCAACCATCCGATGGACGTGCGCGAGGGGCCTGTCGCCGTCTTCGAGCAGGTGCTGTCGATGACCGCCAAACTGCGGGCCTCCGGGCTCGCCGACGGCTTCGACGGCGCGGGCATCGGAGTCCCCGGCCCCGTGCGCTTCCCCGAAGGTGTGCCGGTCGCGCCGCCGATCATGCCCGGCTGGGACGGCTTCCCGGTCCGCGAGGCGCTCAGCCAGGAGCTGGGCTGCCCCGTCATGGTCGACAACGACGTGAACCTCATGGCGATGGGGGAGCAGCACGCGGGCGTCGCCCGCTCCGTGGCCGACTTCCTCTGCGTCAAGATCGGCACGGGTATCGGCTGCGGCATCGTCGTCGGCGGCGAGGTGTACCGCGGTACGACGGGCAGCGCGGGCGACATCGGGCACATCCAGGTGACACCGGACGGCCGGGCCTGCGCCTGCGGCAACCGGGGCTGCCTGGAAGCCCACTTCAGCGGTGCGGCCCTCGCCCGGGACGCGGAGGACGCGGCCCGGGAGGGACGGTCGCCCGAGCTCGCCGTCCGGCTGGCGGCGGCGGGCCGCCTCACCGCCGCCGATGTGGCCGCCGCCGCGGCGGCCGGGGACGCGGCCTCCCTCGACCTGATCCGCGAAGGCGGCAACCGGGTCGGCCAGGTCATCGCCGGTCTCGTCAGCTTCTTCAATCCCGGTCTGGTGGTGATCGGCGGCGGGGTCACCGGCCTCGGTCACAACCTCCTCGCCAGTGTCCGCACCCAGGTCTACAAGCAGTCCCTGCCCCTGGCCACCGGCAATCTCCCCATCGTGCTGGGCGAGTTGGGGCCCGCCGCCGGAGTGACCGGCGCGGCCCGGCTCATCAGCGACCACCTCTTCTCACCGGCCTGA
- a CDS encoding beta-ketoacyl-ACP synthase III, whose translation MTGSRVVALGHYQPAKVLTNDDLAAMVDTSDEWITSRVGIKTRHVGGPDEPVDELAAHAGAKALAAAGLQPSDIDLVLVATSTAIDRSPSMSARVAARLGMGSPAVMDINVVCSGFTHALATADHTIRAGAATRALVIGADKMGDIADWTDRSTCVLLGDGAGAAVVTADPGAPDTPDGPGIGPVLWGSVPEMGNAVRIEGTPPRFAQEGQSVYRWATTQLPPIARQVCEKAGIAPEDLAAVVLHQANLRIIEPVARRIGAVNAVIARDVVDSGNTSAASIPMALSKLVERGEVASGAPVLLFGFGGNLSYAGQVIRCP comes from the coding sequence ATGACCGGCTCACGTGTCGTGGCGCTCGGCCACTATCAGCCAGCCAAGGTGCTCACCAACGACGACCTGGCGGCGATGGTCGACACGAGTGACGAGTGGATCACGAGCCGGGTCGGCATCAAGACCCGGCACGTGGGAGGCCCCGACGAGCCGGTGGACGAACTGGCGGCGCACGCGGGAGCCAAGGCGCTGGCCGCCGCCGGTCTCCAGCCCTCGGACATCGATCTGGTCCTCGTCGCCACATCCACCGCCATCGACCGGTCCCCGAGCATGTCGGCGCGGGTTGCCGCACGGCTCGGCATGGGCTCGCCCGCCGTGATGGACATCAACGTGGTGTGCTCCGGGTTCACCCACGCCCTGGCCACCGCCGACCACACGATCCGGGCCGGTGCGGCGACCCGGGCGCTGGTCATCGGTGCCGACAAGATGGGCGACATCGCGGACTGGACCGACCGCTCCACGTGCGTCCTGCTCGGCGACGGAGCGGGCGCCGCGGTCGTCACCGCCGACCCGGGAGCCCCCGACACCCCGGACGGCCCCGGGATCGGGCCGGTGCTGTGGGGATCGGTGCCGGAGATGGGCAACGCCGTACGGATCGAGGGGACGCCGCCGCGCTTCGCGCAGGAGGGCCAGTCCGTCTACCGCTGGGCCACCACCCAGCTGCCCCCGATCGCCCGGCAGGTCTGCGAGAAGGCGGGCATCGCACCGGAGGATCTGGCAGCCGTCGTCCTGCACCAGGCCAATCTGCGGATCATCGAGCCGGTCGCCCGGAGGATCGGCGCGGTCAACGCGGTCATCGCCCGGGACGTCGTGGACTCCGGCAACACCTCCGCCGCGTCCATCCCGATGGCGCTCTCCAAGCTGGTCGAGCGCGGCGAGGTCGCCTCCGGCGCGCCCGTCCTGCTCTTCGGCTTCGGCGGAAACCTCTCGTACGCGGGACAGGTCATCCGCTGCCCCTGA
- a CDS encoding AMP-dependent synthetase/ligase, with the protein MAAAPQVGGLADVVFDHAEDDPRRVALGRKDAGGQWRDVTSEVFRDEVLALARGLIAHGVRFGDRVALMSRTRYEWTLLDFALWTVGAQSVPIYPTSSAEQVLWMLHDAEVVAVMVEHEDHAMTVGSVIDRLPRLKRLWQLDAGAVDELVAAGAQVDDEVVHRHRRAVTPESVATVIYTSGTTGRPKGCVITHASFMFESDTMVGRWEPVFHSKPGDEAATLLFLPLAHVFGRMVEIAAVRGRVKLGHQPELSANALMPDLMTFRPTFILAVPYIFEKVFNGARRKAEAEGRAGPFDKAVEVAVKYAEALEQKAFGDGPGPSAGLRMQHQFFDKVVYKRVRDAMGGRVRHAMSGGSGMDRRLGLFFAGAGVSVFEGYGLTESTAAATANPPERTRYGTVGQPIPGTSVHIAEDGEVWLHGANVFSGYLGNPEATRAVLRDGWLATGDLGSLDEDGYLRITGRKKEILVTSGGKSVSPAGLEERVRAHPLVAQCIVVGNDRPYIAALVTVDQESVDHWLSMQGRAPLAPADLVRDPDLEMEIRRAVVAANTAVSQAESIRTFRILAHQFTEDHGLLTPSLKLKRKAIEAAYAAEVDALYH; encoded by the coding sequence ATGGCAGCCGCGCCCCAGGTCGGCGGTCTGGCCGATGTGGTCTTCGACCACGCCGAGGACGATCCCCGGCGGGTCGCGCTCGGCCGCAAGGACGCGGGCGGACAGTGGCGGGATGTGACCTCGGAGGTATTCCGCGACGAGGTGCTGGCCCTGGCGAGGGGGCTGATCGCGCACGGCGTGCGCTTCGGCGACCGGGTCGCGCTGATGTCCCGTACGCGCTACGAGTGGACCCTCCTCGACTTCGCGCTCTGGACCGTCGGGGCCCAGTCGGTGCCGATCTATCCGACGTCCTCGGCCGAGCAGGTCCTGTGGATGCTGCACGACGCCGAGGTCGTGGCGGTGATGGTCGAGCACGAGGACCATGCGATGACCGTCGGTTCGGTGATCGACCGGCTGCCGCGTCTGAAGCGGCTGTGGCAGCTGGACGCCGGGGCGGTGGACGAGCTGGTCGCGGCGGGCGCGCAGGTCGACGACGAGGTGGTCCACCGGCACCGGCGCGCGGTGACTCCCGAGTCCGTGGCGACCGTCATCTACACCTCCGGGACGACCGGCCGCCCCAAGGGGTGTGTGATCACCCACGCGAGCTTCATGTTCGAGAGCGACACGATGGTCGGCCGCTGGGAGCCGGTGTTCCACTCCAAGCCGGGTGACGAGGCGGCCACGCTGCTCTTCCTGCCGCTGGCCCATGTCTTCGGCCGGATGGTGGAGATCGCGGCGGTCCGGGGCCGGGTCAAACTCGGCCATCAGCCGGAGCTGTCGGCGAACGCGCTGATGCCGGACCTGATGACGTTCCGGCCCACCTTCATCCTGGCCGTGCCGTACATCTTCGAGAAGGTCTTCAACGGGGCGCGGCGCAAGGCGGAGGCGGAGGGCCGGGCAGGCCCGTTCGACAAGGCCGTCGAGGTCGCGGTGAAGTACGCCGAGGCGCTGGAGCAGAAGGCGTTCGGGGACGGCCCCGGGCCCTCGGCGGGGCTGCGGATGCAGCACCAGTTCTTCGACAAGGTCGTCTACAAGAGGGTCCGCGATGCCATGGGCGGCCGGGTGCGGCACGCGATGTCGGGCGGCTCGGGCATGGACCGCCGGCTCGGACTGTTCTTCGCGGGCGCCGGGGTGAGCGTCTTCGAGGGGTACGGGCTGACCGAGTCGACCGCGGCGGCGACCGCGAACCCGCCCGAGCGCACCCGGTACGGCACGGTCGGGCAGCCCATTCCCGGGACCTCGGTGCACATCGCCGAGGACGGCGAGGTCTGGCTGCACGGGGCGAACGTGTTCTCCGGCTATCTGGGCAACCCCGAGGCCACCCGGGCCGTGCTGCGCGACGGCTGGCTGGCCACCGGCGACCTCGGTTCGCTGGACGAGGACGGCTATCTGAGGATCACCGGGCGGAAGAAGGAGATCCTGGTGACGTCCGGGGGCAAGAGCGTCTCCCCGGCCGGCCTGGAGGAGCGCGTACGGGCGCATCCGCTGGTCGCCCAGTGCATCGTCGTCGGCAACGACCGCCCGTACATCGCGGCGCTGGTCACCGTCGACCAGGAGTCCGTGGACCACTGGCTGTCCATGCAGGGCCGTGCCCCGCTCGCCCCCGCCGACCTGGTGCGCGACCCGGACCTGGAGATGGAGATCCGCCGGGCGGTGGTGGCGGCCAACACGGCGGTGTCGCAGGCGGAGTCGATCCGTACGTTCCGGATACTGGCCCACCAGTTCACCGAGGACCACGGGCTGCTGACGCCATCGCTGAAGCTGAAACGCAAGGCGATCGAGGCGGCGTACGCGGCGGAGGTGGACGCGCTCTACCACTGA
- the fdhD gene encoding formate dehydrogenase accessory sulfurtransferase FdhD, translating to MGRVTERRRTLRIRDGAVSARADTLVAEEPLEIRLNGRPLAITMRTPGDDFALAVGFLVSEGVVAEEDEVQSVVYCAGATADGVNTYNVVDVRLAPGVVVPDITLERNVYTTSSCGLCGKASLDAVRTTTRHPVADAPPVRLSPELLSALPDRLRAAQKVFDRTGGLHAAALFSEEGELLDVREDVGRHNAVDKLVGRALTDSRLPLSRAVLLVSGRASFELAQKAVMAGIPVLAAVSAPSSLAVDLAAESGLTLVGFLRGPSMNVYAGEHRIALEAGT from the coding sequence ATGGGACGGGTCACCGAACGCCGCCGCACCCTCCGTATCCGGGACGGCGCCGTCTCCGCCCGCGCCGACACCCTCGTGGCGGAAGAGCCCCTGGAGATCCGGCTGAACGGCAGACCCCTGGCCATCACCATGCGGACGCCCGGCGACGACTTCGCGCTGGCCGTGGGGTTCCTGGTCAGCGAGGGGGTGGTCGCCGAGGAGGACGAGGTGCAGTCGGTCGTCTACTGCGCCGGGGCCACGGCGGACGGCGTGAACACGTACAACGTGGTGGACGTGAGGCTCGCGCCGGGCGTCGTGGTGCCCGACATCACGCTGGAACGGAACGTATACACCACGTCCTCGTGCGGCCTGTGCGGCAAGGCGAGCCTCGACGCGGTACGCACCACGACCCGCCACCCGGTCGCCGACGCGCCCCCGGTCCGCCTCTCTCCCGAGCTGCTGTCGGCTCTCCCGGACCGGCTGCGGGCCGCGCAGAAGGTGTTCGACCGGACCGGCGGGCTGCACGCGGCCGCCCTCTTCTCCGAGGAGGGTGAGCTGCTGGACGTACGGGAGGACGTCGGTCGGCACAACGCGGTCGACAAGCTGGTGGGCCGGGCGCTGACGGACTCCCGGCTGCCGCTGTCGCGCGCGGTGCTGCTGGTGTCCGGGCGGGCCTCGTTCGAGCTGGCGCAGAAGGCCGTGATGGCGGGCATCCCGGTGCTGGCGGCGGTCTCGGCGCCGTCGTCCCTGGCGGTGGACCTGGCGGCGGAGAGCGGCCTGACGCTGGTCGGCTTCCTGCGGGGGCCGTCGATGAACGTGTACGCGGGTGAGCACCGGATCGCGCTGGAGGCGGGGACCTGA
- a CDS encoding RICIN domain-containing protein, giving the protein MSSEPAPVVEAGPYRLRNVGSELVLEVYGGAKGSGARVQQGKDDGTDAQVWQLSPVHEGAALFHLVNAHSGKRLDVANAATENGTRIQQWKANNFGAQEWLIEQHAEAPGTVTLVSFISGLVMEVADRSTEEGGTVQQWEDTDSPFQWWRLEPVA; this is encoded by the coding sequence ATGAGCAGCGAACCCGCGCCCGTCGTCGAGGCAGGCCCCTACCGCCTGCGCAACGTCGGCAGCGAACTGGTGCTGGAGGTCTACGGCGGGGCCAAGGGCAGTGGCGCCCGGGTCCAGCAGGGCAAGGACGACGGGACGGACGCGCAGGTGTGGCAGCTGTCCCCCGTCCACGAGGGCGCCGCCCTCTTCCACCTGGTCAACGCCCACAGCGGGAAGCGGCTGGACGTGGCGAACGCCGCCACGGAGAACGGCACCCGTATCCAGCAGTGGAAGGCCAACAACTTCGGCGCTCAGGAGTGGCTGATCGAGCAGCACGCGGAGGCCCCGGGGACAGTGACGCTGGTGAGCTTCATCAGCGGCCTCGTCATGGAGGTGGCGGACCGCTCGACGGAGGAAGGGGGGACGGTGCAGCAGTGGGAGGACACCGATTCCCCTTTCCAGTGGTGGAGGTTGGAGCCGGTGGCCTAG
- a CDS encoding sugar ABC transporter ATP-binding protein, giving the protein MAPEPPLLTMSGITKSFPGVRALDGVDLEVQAGEVHCLLGQNGAGKSTLIKVLAGAHQPDGGEITWRGGPVQLKSPIAAMRLGIATIYQELDLVEGLSVAENVFLGHEPTSAGFIVRTGEGRSAARALLARLGHPEIDPARPVGDLSAAQQQIVSMARALSHDVRLIVMDEPSAALDPDEVDNLFRIVDDLTADGVAVVYISHRLEEIRRIGDRVTVLKDGRAVAVGLPAADTPTRDIVAMMTGRDVAYVFPPRPEEPAGTPAEPVLRVQGLSREGEFAPVDLELRPGEIVGLAGLVGSGRSEILETIYGARRATTGTVTVAGKELRPGSVRAAVAAGIGLAPEERKAQALLLTESVTRNVSVSSLSRFARLGWIDRGGERKAARQATRELSLRPDNPDAAVRTLSGGNQQKAVLARWLLRGCRVLLLDEPTRGVDVGARAELYAVIRRLADEGLAVLLVSSEVPEVLGLADRVLVLREGQVVHTAPARELDEHRVLDLVMEGSPTP; this is encoded by the coding sequence ATGGCACCAGAACCACCCCTGCTCACCATGTCCGGCATCACCAAGTCCTTCCCCGGCGTACGCGCCCTGGACGGCGTCGACCTGGAGGTCCAGGCCGGCGAGGTCCACTGCCTCCTCGGCCAGAACGGTGCGGGCAAGTCCACCCTCATCAAGGTGCTCGCCGGAGCCCACCAGCCCGACGGCGGAGAGATCACCTGGCGCGGCGGCCCCGTCCAGCTCAAGTCGCCGATCGCCGCCATGCGCCTGGGTATCGCCACCATCTACCAGGAACTCGACCTCGTCGAAGGGCTGTCGGTGGCCGAGAACGTCTTCCTCGGCCACGAACCGACCAGTGCGGGCTTCATCGTCCGTACGGGGGAGGGGCGTTCGGCGGCGAGGGCGCTGCTCGCCCGCCTCGGCCACCCGGAGATCGACCCCGCCCGGCCGGTCGGGGACCTCTCGGCCGCCCAGCAGCAGATCGTCTCCATGGCGCGGGCGCTCTCCCACGACGTACGGCTCATCGTCATGGACGAGCCCTCAGCCGCCCTCGACCCCGACGAGGTCGACAACCTGTTCCGGATCGTCGACGACCTCACCGCCGACGGGGTTGCCGTCGTCTATATCTCGCACCGGCTGGAGGAGATCCGCCGCATCGGCGACCGGGTCACCGTCCTCAAGGACGGCCGGGCCGTCGCCGTCGGGCTGCCCGCCGCGGACACACCCACACGCGACATCGTTGCCATGATGACCGGCCGGGACGTCGCGTACGTCTTCCCGCCGCGCCCCGAGGAGCCCGCCGGCACCCCAGCGGAGCCCGTGCTGCGGGTCCAAGGCCTGTCCCGTGAAGGGGAGTTCGCCCCTGTCGACCTGGAGCTGCGGCCGGGTGAGATCGTCGGCCTCGCCGGACTCGTCGGCTCGGGGCGCTCCGAGATCCTGGAGACGATCTACGGCGCCCGCCGGGCGACCACCGGGACCGTCACCGTCGCGGGCAAGGAGCTCCGCCCCGGCAGCGTCCGCGCCGCCGTAGCCGCGGGCATCGGGCTCGCCCCCGAGGAACGCAAGGCGCAGGCCCTGCTGCTCACCGAATCGGTCACCCGCAACGTCTCCGTCTCCTCCCTCTCCCGCTTCGCCCGGCTCGGCTGGATCGACCGGGGCGGTGAACGGAAGGCGGCCCGGCAGGCCACCCGGGAACTCTCGCTCCGGCCCGACAACCCGGACGCCGCCGTCCGGACCCTCTCCGGCGGCAACCAGCAGAAGGCCGTCCTGGCCCGCTGGCTGCTCCGGGGCTGCCGGGTCCTCCTGCTCGACGAACCGACCCGTGGCGTCGACGTCGGCGCCCGCGCCGAGCTCTACGCCGTGATCCGCCGGCTGGCCGACGAAGGCCTCGCCGTCCTGCTCGTCTCCAGCGAAGTGCCCGAAGTGCTGGGCCTCGCCGACCGGGTGCTGGTGCTCCGGGAGGGCCAGGTGGTCCACACCGCCCCCGCCCGGGAGCTCGACGAGCACCGCGTACTCGACCTCGTGATGGAAGGGAGCCCGACGCCATGA
- a CDS encoding helix-hairpin-helix domain-containing protein → MPGRPDADDFPHAAGNPARGALRAAGCTRLTQLTALTAAEVLALHGVGPKAIRVLREALAAEGLSFAGE, encoded by the coding sequence ATGCCCGGCCGGCCTGATGCCGACGACTTCCCGCACGCCGCGGGCAACCCGGCCCGCGGCGCCCTGCGCGCGGCGGGCTGCACCCGGCTCACCCAGCTCACCGCCCTGACGGCCGCCGAGGTGCTGGCGCTGCACGGGGTCGGCCCGAAGGCGATCCGGGTGCTGCGCGAGGCGCTGGCCGCCGAGGGGCTGTCGTTCGCGGGGGAGTGA
- a CDS encoding aldo/keto reductase, producing the protein MSQVPSITLNNGLDMPQLGFGVWQVPDDEAEKAVATALRAGYRSIDTAAIYENEAGTGKAVATSGIARDELFITTKLWNSEQGYDSTLRAFDASLDKLGLDYVDLYLIHWPVPAKDAYTDTYKAFEKIYADGRAKAIGVSNFRPEHLKRLLAETSVVPVLNQIELHPQLQQAESRAFHAEHGIATEAWSPLGQGKGLLEVPTVVAIAQKHGRTPAQAVLRWHLQTGNIVIPKSVTPSRIKENLDVFGFELDADDLAAFAALDEGKRLGPDPAEFNVGA; encoded by the coding sequence GTGAGCCAGGTCCCCTCCATCACCCTCAACAACGGCCTCGACATGCCGCAGCTCGGTTTCGGCGTCTGGCAGGTGCCGGACGACGAGGCGGAGAAGGCCGTGGCCACAGCCCTCAGGGCCGGGTACCGAAGCATCGACACCGCCGCGATCTACGAGAACGAGGCGGGCACCGGCAAGGCGGTCGCCACCTCCGGCATCGCCCGTGACGAGCTGTTCATCACCACCAAGCTGTGGAACTCCGAGCAGGGGTACGACAGCACGCTGCGCGCTTTCGACGCCTCGCTGGACAAGCTCGGCCTGGACTACGTCGACCTGTATCTGATCCACTGGCCGGTCCCTGCGAAGGACGCGTACACCGACACGTACAAGGCGTTCGAGAAGATCTACGCCGACGGCCGCGCCAAGGCCATCGGCGTGTCGAACTTCCGCCCCGAGCATCTGAAGCGACTGCTCGCGGAGACCTCCGTGGTTCCCGTCCTCAACCAGATCGAGCTGCACCCGCAGCTCCAGCAGGCCGAGTCCCGCGCCTTCCACGCGGAGCACGGCATCGCCACCGAGGCGTGGTCGCCGCTGGGCCAGGGCAAGGGCCTGCTGGAGGTGCCGACGGTCGTCGCCATCGCCCAGAAGCACGGCCGCACCCCCGCCCAGGCGGTGCTGCGCTGGCACCTCCAGACCGGCAACATCGTGATCCCGAAGTCGGTGACCCCGTCGCGGATCAAGGAGAACCTCGATGTGTTCGGCTTCGAGCTGGACGCCGATGACCTCGCCGCGTTCGCCGCGCTGGACGAGGGCAAGCGGCTCGGCCCGGACCCGGCGGAGTTCAACGTCGGCGCCTGA